In Vicia villosa cultivar HV-30 ecotype Madison, WI unplaced genomic scaffold, Vvil1.0 ctg.000679F_1_1_1, whole genome shotgun sequence, a single genomic region encodes these proteins:
- the LOC131630399 gene encoding uncharacterized protein LOC131630399: MATENIHFDCYIDHRETIPFDEIVLYSGWLAASSTIIVHYLSERVMHKFGYQQTITHLPSDPATIAMTYWQLDEVFVDWEHHMVPNEAQTTRLEVDWSCVDGYITWYYKVSHPYMFPTAPGSPPRPTHEKILRVHQAQMDHTEDVLPRCREIADMA, translated from the coding sequence ATGGCTACTGAGAACATCCACTTCGACTGCTACATTGATCACCGTGAGACGATTCCGTTTGATGAGATCGTACTATATTCAGGATGGTTAGCTGCCAGTTCGACCATCATTGTTCATTATCTTTCGGAGCGTGTCATGCATAAGTTTGGTTACCAGCAGACCATAACTCACTTGCCTTCTGATCCTGCTACTATCGCCATGACCTATTGGCAGCTAGATGAGGTATTTGTAGACtgggagcatcacatggttcctAACGAGGCTCAGACGACCAGATTAGAGGTAGACTGGAGTTGCGTCGACGGGTACATCACCTGGTACTACAAAGTGTCGCACCCATACATGTTTCCCACCGCACCTGGATCACCGCCCAGACCAACCCACGAGAAGATTCTGCGGGTTCATCAGGCTCAGATGGACCACACTgaggatgttcttcctcggtgtcgtGAGATAGCTGACATGGCGTAA